In the Lepisosteus oculatus isolate fLepOcu1 chromosome 6, fLepOcu1.hap2, whole genome shotgun sequence genome, one interval contains:
- the sycp2l gene encoding synaptonemal complex protein 2-like isoform X1: MMSLEIELEEAFASNQVEKITVALLEEKSSKTSVNRLDKVANKELDKNEFGHVTLLLKGIESLCLSNGEDVINNFVQQGLVAKMLMWFERALEFLKIEEMRSNKFLPNLIEECYDAALSICKISTEGKNQMHDTFVLRLGMLVTDPDVMFCLRLEGIRTINSILDIATKEDRKKMSLSEQHCSLLEELAKLIVDAGDYEIQVAISEALCRMTLKKWREDLVYQWFVNPDFANSFKEINDREFETDCRKFLNKVNSSLGDIRRVYTFPCIQAFLGTKELHKPDDAKLEEFWVDFNIGSSCISFFINDPEGALWDSVNLSKGAVSWYVVEETSEQKILTIHTEVLLSVNSKEGKTVRIIFDTIHDILSVVKMIFGEEKLQKSLDSEWKTSVLNDIKVEKSNSIFPSPEIKKNEPSSSSSASEAREDPVGVLDAPEARENLTHQVGKTSEAKKKDVFAIETQSESEVNVAVAESEALTPASKNLSQVRRTESNSFKEVLKSYKIMKAKARIFSRSFSSDRSMTASTPVTEKELNEAKKRLPWQSKRFFSESEESPEHSEASLNRELKRSQKKMDYTRKKPKNKSRLKILPLSSPSSENELSNIRKHSTPKSFQEKRKENQSGIVQFLNDSEEDLELPVLSTQLFEPLERGPVTEEKPLKSLVHVANDEAVSAKEPVPNEGEISPEPKKRKFGLGPGSEAVLPEEAAQHISSHRLKPRNLFSSKKQESDEEHKVTNETMEDTDSGAEGGSSVISMFETFTNQLRNKFWSRYKRMVICSQHALNDCETSVSTLLNIVHTCRLKNLEQIRETITDQILQLEKESNALMEIEKDTVEFWQTQSQTFASFCERQQMRLKSLELMNPNTRGVVAQVGEPSAQQTRLAWLRCAEGNVKSWTVVLRAGVWSHHKTQQTSQCGAPGRSVETPLPVTDGNLTAWRHTAQVPSPPCHPL, translated from the exons ATGATGAGC CTGGAAATTGAATTAGAGGAAGCCTTCGCCAGTAATCAAGTTGAAAAAATTACAGTTGCTCTTCTTGAGGAGAAATCTTCAAAGACTTCCGTTAACAGACTGGACAAAGTAGCTAATAAG GAACTGGACAAAAACGAATTTGGACACGTAACTTTGCTATTAAAAGGCATCGAAAGCTTATGTTTGAGCAATGGGGAAGACGTCATCAACAATTTTGTCCAACAAGGACTGGTTGCAAAG ATGTTAATGTGGTTTGAAAGGGCTTTGGAATTTCTGAAGATTGAAGAAATGCGTTCCAATAAATTCCTGCCAAATCTTATCGAGGAATGCTATGACGCGGCTTTG AGTATTTGCAAGATAAGCACGGAag GAAAAAATCAGATGCATGACACATTTGTTCTGCGGTTAGGAATGCTAGTGACCGATCCCGATGTTATGTTCTGTCTTCGATTGGAG GGTATAAGGACAATTAATTCAATTCTTGACATTGCCACCAAAGAAGACCGGAAGAAGATGAGCTTGTCTGAACAACATTGCTCACTTCT ggaAGAGCTTGCCAAACTGATTGTGGACGCCGGTG ATTATGAAATACAGGTGGCCATTTCAGAAGCTCTCTGCcgcatgactttaaaaaaatggaggGAAGACCTGGTTTACCAGTGGTTTGTAAATCCAGATTTTGCAAACTCCTTCAAGGAGATAAATGATCGGGAATTTGAAACA gaCTGCCGAAAATTTCTCAACAAAGTGAACAGTTCCCTTGGAGACATACGGAG GGTGTACACGTTTCCATGCATCCAAGCTTTCCTTGGAACAAAGGAG CTGCACAAGCCAGATGATGCCAAACTTGAGGAATTTTGGGTTGATTTCAACATTGGAAGTTCATGTATAAGTTTCTTCATAAATGATCCTGAG GGAGCCCTTTGGGATTCGGTTAATTTGTCCAAAGGAGCTGTGAGCTGGTATGTTGTTGAAG aAACCAGTGAACAAAAAATACTGACTATTCATACTGAAGTCTTATTGTCTGTGAACAGCAAGGAAGGCAAAACGGTCAGAATTATCTTTGATACTATTCACGACATTCTTTCAGTGGTGAAGATGATATTTGGAGAGGAAAAACTTCAg aAAAGCTTAGATTCGGAGTGGAAGACCTCTGTTTTAAATGAtattaaag tTGAGAAATCTAACTCAATTTTTCCAAGCCCTGAGATTAAGAAGAATGAACCTTCGTCCAG TTCCTCAGCTTCAGAAGCAAGAGAAGATCCTGTT gGTGTTCTTGACGCCCCTGAAGCTCGGGAAAACCTAACGCATCAAGTAGGCAAAACCTCTGAAGC GAAGAAAAAAGATGTCTTTGCTATTGAAACACAGTCTGAATCAGAG GTTAATGTTGCAGTGGCAGAGTCAGAAGCACTGACTCCCGCAAGTAAAAACTTATCGCAAGTCAGGAGGACAGAGAGTAATTCATTCAAGGAGGTACTGAAGAGCTACAAG ATCATGAAAGCTAAAGCAAGGATCTTCAGTCGTTCTTTTTCTTCTGACAG GAGTATGACAGCCTCCACACCAGTCACGGAGAAAGAGCTGAATGAGGCTAAGAAAAGATTG cctTGGCAGTCCAAGAGATTTTTTTCAGAGAGTGAGGAAAGCCCTGAACACAGTGAAGCGAGCTTGAACAGGGAACTCAAACGATCTCAGAAGAAAATGGACTACACCAGGAAAAAGCCAAAGaacaaatccagactgaaga ttttGCCTCTTTCCTCACCCAGCAGTGAAAACGAACTAAGTAATATTAGG aagcaTTCAACACCGAAGTCGTTTCAAGAAAAACGAAAAGAAAATCAGAGCGGTATAGTTCAGTTCCTGAATGATTCTGAAGAAGATCTGGAGCTTCCAGTGTTATCAACTCAGCTATTTGAACCTCTTGAGAGGGGCCCAG TTACAGAAGAAAAGCCATTGAAGAGCTTGGTGCATGTTGCAAATGATGAAGCCGTGTCTGCGAAG GAGCCTGTACCAAATGAGGGTGAGATTTCCCCTGAACCTAAGAAAAGGAAGTTTGGCTTGG GCCCTGGTTCTGAGGCAGTGTTGCCTGAGGAGGCAGCACAGCACATCAGCAGTCACAGGCTTAAACCAAGAAACCTTTTTTCGTCGAAAAAGCAAGAGAGTGATGAAG AGCATAAAGTTACCAATGAGACAATGGAGGACACTGATTCGGGAGCAGAAGGGGGATCCAGTGTCATCAGTATGTTTGAAACCTTCACAAATCAGCTCAGGAACAAGTTCTGG TCTAGGTACAAGAGAATGGTGATATGCTCACAGCATGCCCTCAATGACTGTGAGACGAGTGTATCTACACTGTTGAACATTGTACATACCTGCAG ACTAAAGAACTTGGAACAGATCCGGGAAACCATCACTGATCAGATATTACAGCTGGAGAAAGAGTCCAACGCTCTGATGGAGATAGAGAAGGACACTGTG GAATTCTGGCAGACCCAGTCCCAGACATTTGCATCATTCTGTGAAAGACAGCAGATGAG GCTAAAATCATTGGAATTAATGAACCCAAATACAAGAGGTGTGGTGGCACAAGTGGGTGAACCATCAGCTCAGCAG ACCAGGTTAGCGTGGCTCAGGTGCGCAGAAGGGAATGTGAAGTCTTGGACTGTGGTGCTCCGGGCAGGAGTGTGGAGTCACCACAAGACACAACAGACCAGTCAGTGTGGTGCTCCGGGCAGGAGTGTGGAGACTCCACTTCCAGTGACTGATGGCAACCTGACTGCATGGCGCCACACTGCTCAAGTCCCAAGTCCTCCCTGCCACCCGCTCTGA
- the sycp2l gene encoding synaptonemal complex protein 2-like isoform X2, producing the protein MMSLEIELEEAFASNQVEKITVALLEEKSSKTSVNRLDKVANKELDKNEFGHVTLLLKGIESLCLSNGEDVINNFVQQGLVAKMLMWFERALEFLKIEEMRSNKFLPNLIEECYDAALSICKISTEGKNQMHDTFVLRLGMLVTDPDVMFCLRLEGIRTINSILDIATKEDRKKMSLSEQHCSLLEELAKLIVDAGDYEIQVAISEALCRMTLKKWREDLVYQWFVNPDFANSFKEINDREFETDCRKFLNKVNSSLGDIRRVYTFPCIQAFLGTKELHKPDDAKLEEFWVDFNIGSSCISFFINDPEGALWDSVNLSKGAVSWYVVEETSEQKILTIHTEVLLSVNSKEGKTVRIIFDTIHDILSVVKMIFGEEKLQKSLDSEWKTSVLNDIKVEKSNSIFPSPEIKKNEPSSSSSASEAREDPVGVLDAPEARENLTHQVGKTSEAKKKDVFAIETQSESEVNVAVAESEALTPASKNLSQVRRTESNSFKEVLKSYKIMKAKARIFSRSFSSDRSMTASTPVTEKELNEAKKRLPWQSKRFFSESEESPEHSEASLNRELKRSQKKMDYTRKKPKNKSRLKILPLSSPSSENELSNIRKHSTPKSFQEKRKENQSGIVQFLNDSEEDLELPVLSTQLFEPLERGPVTEEKPLKSLVHVANDEAVSAKEPVPNEGEISPEPKKRKFGLGPGSEAVLPEEAAQHISSHRLKPRNLFSSKKQESDEEHKVTNETMEDTDSGAEGGSSVISMFETFTNQLRNKFWSRYKRMVICSQHALNDCETSVSTLLNIVHTCRLKNLEQIRETITDQILQLEKESNALMEIEKDTVEFWQTQSQTFASFCERQQMRLKSLELMNPNTRGVVAQVGEPSAQQPHFIRNSRSQQPEHQHCDCERAAKQPSLQGRYWY; encoded by the exons ATGATGAGC CTGGAAATTGAATTAGAGGAAGCCTTCGCCAGTAATCAAGTTGAAAAAATTACAGTTGCTCTTCTTGAGGAGAAATCTTCAAAGACTTCCGTTAACAGACTGGACAAAGTAGCTAATAAG GAACTGGACAAAAACGAATTTGGACACGTAACTTTGCTATTAAAAGGCATCGAAAGCTTATGTTTGAGCAATGGGGAAGACGTCATCAACAATTTTGTCCAACAAGGACTGGTTGCAAAG ATGTTAATGTGGTTTGAAAGGGCTTTGGAATTTCTGAAGATTGAAGAAATGCGTTCCAATAAATTCCTGCCAAATCTTATCGAGGAATGCTATGACGCGGCTTTG AGTATTTGCAAGATAAGCACGGAag GAAAAAATCAGATGCATGACACATTTGTTCTGCGGTTAGGAATGCTAGTGACCGATCCCGATGTTATGTTCTGTCTTCGATTGGAG GGTATAAGGACAATTAATTCAATTCTTGACATTGCCACCAAAGAAGACCGGAAGAAGATGAGCTTGTCTGAACAACATTGCTCACTTCT ggaAGAGCTTGCCAAACTGATTGTGGACGCCGGTG ATTATGAAATACAGGTGGCCATTTCAGAAGCTCTCTGCcgcatgactttaaaaaaatggaggGAAGACCTGGTTTACCAGTGGTTTGTAAATCCAGATTTTGCAAACTCCTTCAAGGAGATAAATGATCGGGAATTTGAAACA gaCTGCCGAAAATTTCTCAACAAAGTGAACAGTTCCCTTGGAGACATACGGAG GGTGTACACGTTTCCATGCATCCAAGCTTTCCTTGGAACAAAGGAG CTGCACAAGCCAGATGATGCCAAACTTGAGGAATTTTGGGTTGATTTCAACATTGGAAGTTCATGTATAAGTTTCTTCATAAATGATCCTGAG GGAGCCCTTTGGGATTCGGTTAATTTGTCCAAAGGAGCTGTGAGCTGGTATGTTGTTGAAG aAACCAGTGAACAAAAAATACTGACTATTCATACTGAAGTCTTATTGTCTGTGAACAGCAAGGAAGGCAAAACGGTCAGAATTATCTTTGATACTATTCACGACATTCTTTCAGTGGTGAAGATGATATTTGGAGAGGAAAAACTTCAg aAAAGCTTAGATTCGGAGTGGAAGACCTCTGTTTTAAATGAtattaaag tTGAGAAATCTAACTCAATTTTTCCAAGCCCTGAGATTAAGAAGAATGAACCTTCGTCCAG TTCCTCAGCTTCAGAAGCAAGAGAAGATCCTGTT gGTGTTCTTGACGCCCCTGAAGCTCGGGAAAACCTAACGCATCAAGTAGGCAAAACCTCTGAAGC GAAGAAAAAAGATGTCTTTGCTATTGAAACACAGTCTGAATCAGAG GTTAATGTTGCAGTGGCAGAGTCAGAAGCACTGACTCCCGCAAGTAAAAACTTATCGCAAGTCAGGAGGACAGAGAGTAATTCATTCAAGGAGGTACTGAAGAGCTACAAG ATCATGAAAGCTAAAGCAAGGATCTTCAGTCGTTCTTTTTCTTCTGACAG GAGTATGACAGCCTCCACACCAGTCACGGAGAAAGAGCTGAATGAGGCTAAGAAAAGATTG cctTGGCAGTCCAAGAGATTTTTTTCAGAGAGTGAGGAAAGCCCTGAACACAGTGAAGCGAGCTTGAACAGGGAACTCAAACGATCTCAGAAGAAAATGGACTACACCAGGAAAAAGCCAAAGaacaaatccagactgaaga ttttGCCTCTTTCCTCACCCAGCAGTGAAAACGAACTAAGTAATATTAGG aagcaTTCAACACCGAAGTCGTTTCAAGAAAAACGAAAAGAAAATCAGAGCGGTATAGTTCAGTTCCTGAATGATTCTGAAGAAGATCTGGAGCTTCCAGTGTTATCAACTCAGCTATTTGAACCTCTTGAGAGGGGCCCAG TTACAGAAGAAAAGCCATTGAAGAGCTTGGTGCATGTTGCAAATGATGAAGCCGTGTCTGCGAAG GAGCCTGTACCAAATGAGGGTGAGATTTCCCCTGAACCTAAGAAAAGGAAGTTTGGCTTGG GCCCTGGTTCTGAGGCAGTGTTGCCTGAGGAGGCAGCACAGCACATCAGCAGTCACAGGCTTAAACCAAGAAACCTTTTTTCGTCGAAAAAGCAAGAGAGTGATGAAG AGCATAAAGTTACCAATGAGACAATGGAGGACACTGATTCGGGAGCAGAAGGGGGATCCAGTGTCATCAGTATGTTTGAAACCTTCACAAATCAGCTCAGGAACAAGTTCTGG TCTAGGTACAAGAGAATGGTGATATGCTCACAGCATGCCCTCAATGACTGTGAGACGAGTGTATCTACACTGTTGAACATTGTACATACCTGCAG ACTAAAGAACTTGGAACAGATCCGGGAAACCATCACTGATCAGATATTACAGCTGGAGAAAGAGTCCAACGCTCTGATGGAGATAGAGAAGGACACTGTG GAATTCTGGCAGACCCAGTCCCAGACATTTGCATCATTCTGTGAAAGACAGCAGATGAG GCTAAAATCATTGGAATTAATGAACCCAAATACAAGAGGTGTGGTGGCACAAGTGGGTGAACCATCAGCTCAGCAG CCCCATTTCATCAGAAATAGCAGGTCACAGCAACCTGAGCATCAGCATTGTGACTGTGAGAGGGCAGCGAAACAGCCCTCCCTGCAGGGCAGGTATTGGTACTGA
- the sycp2l gene encoding synaptonemal complex protein 2-like isoform X4, whose product MMSLEIELEEAFASNQVEKITVALLEEKSSKTSVNRLDKVANKELDKNEFGHVTLLLKGIESLCLSNGEDVINNFVQQGLVAKMLMWFERALEFLKIEEMRSNKFLPNLIEECYDAALSICKISTEGKNQMHDTFVLRLGMLVTDPDVMFCLRLEGIRTINSILDIATKEDRKKMSLSEQHCSLLEELAKLIVDAGDYEIQVAISEALCRMTLKKWREDLVYQWFVNPDFANSFKEINDREFETDCRKFLNKVNSSLGDIRRVYTFPCIQAFLGTKELHKPDDAKLEEFWVDFNIGSSCISFFINDPEGALWDSVNLSKGAVSWYVVEETSEQKILTIHTEVLLSVNSKEGKTVRIIFDTIHDILSVVKMIFGEEKLQKSLDSEWKTSVLNDIKVEKSNSIFPSPEIKKNEPSSSSSASEAREDPVGVLDAPEARENLTHQVGKTSEAKKKDVFAIETQSESEVNVAVAESEALTPASKNLSQVRRTESNSFKEVLKSYKIMKAKARIFSRSFSSDRSMTASTPVTEKELNEAKKRLPWQSKRFFSESEESPEHSEASLNRELKRSQKKMDYTRKKPKNKSRLKILPLSSPSSENELSNIRKHSTPKSFQEKRKENQSGIVQFLNDSEEDLELPVLSTQLFEPLERGPVTEEKPLKSLVHVANDEAVSAKEPVPNEGEISPEPKKRKFGLGPGSEAVLPEEAAQHISSHRLKPRNLFSSKKQESDEEHKVTNETMEDTDSGAEGGSSVISMFETFTNQLRNKFWSRYKRMVICSQHALNDCETSVSTLLNIVHTCRLKNLEQIRETITDQILQLEKESNALMEIEKDTVEFWQTQSQTFASFCERQQMRLKSLELMNPNTRGVVAQVGEPSAQQTQDP is encoded by the exons ATGATGAGC CTGGAAATTGAATTAGAGGAAGCCTTCGCCAGTAATCAAGTTGAAAAAATTACAGTTGCTCTTCTTGAGGAGAAATCTTCAAAGACTTCCGTTAACAGACTGGACAAAGTAGCTAATAAG GAACTGGACAAAAACGAATTTGGACACGTAACTTTGCTATTAAAAGGCATCGAAAGCTTATGTTTGAGCAATGGGGAAGACGTCATCAACAATTTTGTCCAACAAGGACTGGTTGCAAAG ATGTTAATGTGGTTTGAAAGGGCTTTGGAATTTCTGAAGATTGAAGAAATGCGTTCCAATAAATTCCTGCCAAATCTTATCGAGGAATGCTATGACGCGGCTTTG AGTATTTGCAAGATAAGCACGGAag GAAAAAATCAGATGCATGACACATTTGTTCTGCGGTTAGGAATGCTAGTGACCGATCCCGATGTTATGTTCTGTCTTCGATTGGAG GGTATAAGGACAATTAATTCAATTCTTGACATTGCCACCAAAGAAGACCGGAAGAAGATGAGCTTGTCTGAACAACATTGCTCACTTCT ggaAGAGCTTGCCAAACTGATTGTGGACGCCGGTG ATTATGAAATACAGGTGGCCATTTCAGAAGCTCTCTGCcgcatgactttaaaaaaatggaggGAAGACCTGGTTTACCAGTGGTTTGTAAATCCAGATTTTGCAAACTCCTTCAAGGAGATAAATGATCGGGAATTTGAAACA gaCTGCCGAAAATTTCTCAACAAAGTGAACAGTTCCCTTGGAGACATACGGAG GGTGTACACGTTTCCATGCATCCAAGCTTTCCTTGGAACAAAGGAG CTGCACAAGCCAGATGATGCCAAACTTGAGGAATTTTGGGTTGATTTCAACATTGGAAGTTCATGTATAAGTTTCTTCATAAATGATCCTGAG GGAGCCCTTTGGGATTCGGTTAATTTGTCCAAAGGAGCTGTGAGCTGGTATGTTGTTGAAG aAACCAGTGAACAAAAAATACTGACTATTCATACTGAAGTCTTATTGTCTGTGAACAGCAAGGAAGGCAAAACGGTCAGAATTATCTTTGATACTATTCACGACATTCTTTCAGTGGTGAAGATGATATTTGGAGAGGAAAAACTTCAg aAAAGCTTAGATTCGGAGTGGAAGACCTCTGTTTTAAATGAtattaaag tTGAGAAATCTAACTCAATTTTTCCAAGCCCTGAGATTAAGAAGAATGAACCTTCGTCCAG TTCCTCAGCTTCAGAAGCAAGAGAAGATCCTGTT gGTGTTCTTGACGCCCCTGAAGCTCGGGAAAACCTAACGCATCAAGTAGGCAAAACCTCTGAAGC GAAGAAAAAAGATGTCTTTGCTATTGAAACACAGTCTGAATCAGAG GTTAATGTTGCAGTGGCAGAGTCAGAAGCACTGACTCCCGCAAGTAAAAACTTATCGCAAGTCAGGAGGACAGAGAGTAATTCATTCAAGGAGGTACTGAAGAGCTACAAG ATCATGAAAGCTAAAGCAAGGATCTTCAGTCGTTCTTTTTCTTCTGACAG GAGTATGACAGCCTCCACACCAGTCACGGAGAAAGAGCTGAATGAGGCTAAGAAAAGATTG cctTGGCAGTCCAAGAGATTTTTTTCAGAGAGTGAGGAAAGCCCTGAACACAGTGAAGCGAGCTTGAACAGGGAACTCAAACGATCTCAGAAGAAAATGGACTACACCAGGAAAAAGCCAAAGaacaaatccagactgaaga ttttGCCTCTTTCCTCACCCAGCAGTGAAAACGAACTAAGTAATATTAGG aagcaTTCAACACCGAAGTCGTTTCAAGAAAAACGAAAAGAAAATCAGAGCGGTATAGTTCAGTTCCTGAATGATTCTGAAGAAGATCTGGAGCTTCCAGTGTTATCAACTCAGCTATTTGAACCTCTTGAGAGGGGCCCAG TTACAGAAGAAAAGCCATTGAAGAGCTTGGTGCATGTTGCAAATGATGAAGCCGTGTCTGCGAAG GAGCCTGTACCAAATGAGGGTGAGATTTCCCCTGAACCTAAGAAAAGGAAGTTTGGCTTGG GCCCTGGTTCTGAGGCAGTGTTGCCTGAGGAGGCAGCACAGCACATCAGCAGTCACAGGCTTAAACCAAGAAACCTTTTTTCGTCGAAAAAGCAAGAGAGTGATGAAG AGCATAAAGTTACCAATGAGACAATGGAGGACACTGATTCGGGAGCAGAAGGGGGATCCAGTGTCATCAGTATGTTTGAAACCTTCACAAATCAGCTCAGGAACAAGTTCTGG TCTAGGTACAAGAGAATGGTGATATGCTCACAGCATGCCCTCAATGACTGTGAGACGAGTGTATCTACACTGTTGAACATTGTACATACCTGCAG ACTAAAGAACTTGGAACAGATCCGGGAAACCATCACTGATCAGATATTACAGCTGGAGAAAGAGTCCAACGCTCTGATGGAGATAGAGAAGGACACTGTG GAATTCTGGCAGACCCAGTCCCAGACATTTGCATCATTCTGTGAAAGACAGCAGATGAG GCTAAAATCATTGGAATTAATGAACCCAAATACAAGAGGTGTGGTGGCACAAGTGGGTGAACCATCAGCTCAGCAG aCTCAAGATCCTTAG
- the sycp2l gene encoding synaptonemal complex protein 2-like isoform X3 has protein sequence MMSLEIELEEAFASNQVEKITVALLEEKSSKTSVNRLDKVANKELDKNEFGHVTLLLKGIESLCLSNGEDVINNFVQQGLVAKMLMWFERALEFLKIEEMRSNKFLPNLIEECYDAALSICKISTEGKNQMHDTFVLRLGMLVTDPDVMFCLRLEGIRTINSILDIATKEDRKKMSLSEQHCSLLEELAKLIVDAGDYEIQVAISEALCRMTLKKWREDLVYQWFVNPDFANSFKEINDREFETDCRKFLNKVNSSLGDIRRVYTFPCIQAFLGTKELHKPDDAKLEEFWVDFNIGSSCISFFINDPEGALWDSVNLSKGAVSWYVVEETSEQKILTIHTEVLLSVNSKEGKTVRIIFDTIHDILSVVKMIFGEEKLQKSLDSEWKTSVLNDIKVEKSNSIFPSPEIKKNEPSSSSSASEAREDPVGVLDAPEARENLTHQVGKTSEAKKKDVFAIETQSESEVNVAVAESEALTPASKNLSQVRRTESNSFKEVLKSYKIMKAKARIFSRSFSSDRSMTASTPVTEKELNEAKKRLPWQSKRFFSESEESPEHSEASLNRELKRSQKKMDYTRKKPKNKSRLKILPLSSPSSENELSNIRKHSTPKSFQEKRKENQSGIVQFLNDSEEDLELPVLSTQLFEPLERGPVTEEKPLKSLVHVANDEAVSAKEPVPNEGEISPEPKKRKFGLGPGSEAVLPEEAAQHISSHRLKPRNLFSSKKQESDEEHKVTNETMEDTDSGAEGGSSVISMFETFTNQLRNKFWSRYKRMVICSQHALNDCETSVSTLLNIVHTCRLKNLEQIRETITDQILQLEKESNALMEIEKDTVEFWQTQSQTFASFCERQQMRLKSLELMNPNTRGVVAQVGEPSAQQETKTGNELLVKSTIPQ, from the exons ATGATGAGC CTGGAAATTGAATTAGAGGAAGCCTTCGCCAGTAATCAAGTTGAAAAAATTACAGTTGCTCTTCTTGAGGAGAAATCTTCAAAGACTTCCGTTAACAGACTGGACAAAGTAGCTAATAAG GAACTGGACAAAAACGAATTTGGACACGTAACTTTGCTATTAAAAGGCATCGAAAGCTTATGTTTGAGCAATGGGGAAGACGTCATCAACAATTTTGTCCAACAAGGACTGGTTGCAAAG ATGTTAATGTGGTTTGAAAGGGCTTTGGAATTTCTGAAGATTGAAGAAATGCGTTCCAATAAATTCCTGCCAAATCTTATCGAGGAATGCTATGACGCGGCTTTG AGTATTTGCAAGATAAGCACGGAag GAAAAAATCAGATGCATGACACATTTGTTCTGCGGTTAGGAATGCTAGTGACCGATCCCGATGTTATGTTCTGTCTTCGATTGGAG GGTATAAGGACAATTAATTCAATTCTTGACATTGCCACCAAAGAAGACCGGAAGAAGATGAGCTTGTCTGAACAACATTGCTCACTTCT ggaAGAGCTTGCCAAACTGATTGTGGACGCCGGTG ATTATGAAATACAGGTGGCCATTTCAGAAGCTCTCTGCcgcatgactttaaaaaaatggaggGAAGACCTGGTTTACCAGTGGTTTGTAAATCCAGATTTTGCAAACTCCTTCAAGGAGATAAATGATCGGGAATTTGAAACA gaCTGCCGAAAATTTCTCAACAAAGTGAACAGTTCCCTTGGAGACATACGGAG GGTGTACACGTTTCCATGCATCCAAGCTTTCCTTGGAACAAAGGAG CTGCACAAGCCAGATGATGCCAAACTTGAGGAATTTTGGGTTGATTTCAACATTGGAAGTTCATGTATAAGTTTCTTCATAAATGATCCTGAG GGAGCCCTTTGGGATTCGGTTAATTTGTCCAAAGGAGCTGTGAGCTGGTATGTTGTTGAAG aAACCAGTGAACAAAAAATACTGACTATTCATACTGAAGTCTTATTGTCTGTGAACAGCAAGGAAGGCAAAACGGTCAGAATTATCTTTGATACTATTCACGACATTCTTTCAGTGGTGAAGATGATATTTGGAGAGGAAAAACTTCAg aAAAGCTTAGATTCGGAGTGGAAGACCTCTGTTTTAAATGAtattaaag tTGAGAAATCTAACTCAATTTTTCCAAGCCCTGAGATTAAGAAGAATGAACCTTCGTCCAG TTCCTCAGCTTCAGAAGCAAGAGAAGATCCTGTT gGTGTTCTTGACGCCCCTGAAGCTCGGGAAAACCTAACGCATCAAGTAGGCAAAACCTCTGAAGC GAAGAAAAAAGATGTCTTTGCTATTGAAACACAGTCTGAATCAGAG GTTAATGTTGCAGTGGCAGAGTCAGAAGCACTGACTCCCGCAAGTAAAAACTTATCGCAAGTCAGGAGGACAGAGAGTAATTCATTCAAGGAGGTACTGAAGAGCTACAAG ATCATGAAAGCTAAAGCAAGGATCTTCAGTCGTTCTTTTTCTTCTGACAG GAGTATGACAGCCTCCACACCAGTCACGGAGAAAGAGCTGAATGAGGCTAAGAAAAGATTG cctTGGCAGTCCAAGAGATTTTTTTCAGAGAGTGAGGAAAGCCCTGAACACAGTGAAGCGAGCTTGAACAGGGAACTCAAACGATCTCAGAAGAAAATGGACTACACCAGGAAAAAGCCAAAGaacaaatccagactgaaga ttttGCCTCTTTCCTCACCCAGCAGTGAAAACGAACTAAGTAATATTAGG aagcaTTCAACACCGAAGTCGTTTCAAGAAAAACGAAAAGAAAATCAGAGCGGTATAGTTCAGTTCCTGAATGATTCTGAAGAAGATCTGGAGCTTCCAGTGTTATCAACTCAGCTATTTGAACCTCTTGAGAGGGGCCCAG TTACAGAAGAAAAGCCATTGAAGAGCTTGGTGCATGTTGCAAATGATGAAGCCGTGTCTGCGAAG GAGCCTGTACCAAATGAGGGTGAGATTTCCCCTGAACCTAAGAAAAGGAAGTTTGGCTTGG GCCCTGGTTCTGAGGCAGTGTTGCCTGAGGAGGCAGCACAGCACATCAGCAGTCACAGGCTTAAACCAAGAAACCTTTTTTCGTCGAAAAAGCAAGAGAGTGATGAAG AGCATAAAGTTACCAATGAGACAATGGAGGACACTGATTCGGGAGCAGAAGGGGGATCCAGTGTCATCAGTATGTTTGAAACCTTCACAAATCAGCTCAGGAACAAGTTCTGG TCTAGGTACAAGAGAATGGTGATATGCTCACAGCATGCCCTCAATGACTGTGAGACGAGTGTATCTACACTGTTGAACATTGTACATACCTGCAG ACTAAAGAACTTGGAACAGATCCGGGAAACCATCACTGATCAGATATTACAGCTGGAGAAAGAGTCCAACGCTCTGATGGAGATAGAGAAGGACACTGTG GAATTCTGGCAGACCCAGTCCCAGACATTTGCATCATTCTGTGAAAGACAGCAGATGAG GCTAAAATCATTGGAATTAATGAACCCAAATACAAGAGGTGTGGTGGCACAAGTGGGTGAACCATCAGCTCAGCAG GAAACCAAAACTGGAAATGAACTATTGGTGAAGTCCACAATACCGCAATGA